The Syngnathoides biaculeatus isolate LvHL_M chromosome 16, ASM1980259v1, whole genome shotgun sequence DNA segment GGGCTGCTGATGCTGCCGCGGCGAGGTCGGAGGGCTGAAACAGTgataggaggaggaggagggaggggccGGGTGAGAAGGGGAAGACGAGGGCGAACGGGTAGGACTCGAATGGGGACTGTGCACATTGTGAGTTGGGGAGAGGGAAGGCGCTAACTGCAACCCTGGATGTCCGTAGATATTCCACTTATTCCTATCCACTTCATTCTCATCATCCTTGGCAAATGCCTCGTTGGCGTGAACATGCAGGTAATCGGAATCTCTGCTCCTTGAATCATTGTTAGAGAAGTTTCCTTGAGTGGACGAGTCTGGTTTGGGTACATGCTGTCGACACTCTTCCTTAACCCGAGACAACAGGCGTTGAATTTCCCGGTTGGAAGGACACAGGCGGCTGGCTTCCAGCAAATCTTCAAGGGCTGCTTGAAACTGCCTACATTTTGACAAAGGGTGAACAGGTGATGAAAAAAGATCTCTCAAAGCAAACCTACAAACATCAGACTTGCACCTGAAATTTGAAATAACTCTACCCTAACTCATCAACAGTGAAACATTCAAGCAAATGAATTAGAAAAACCTCCAAATCAAATGTTATTCATTAAAATGACTAAGAATGAATACTTTACTTGGCTTTAAAAAATAGGAGTGTGTACATTATCCTTCACAAACTCATAGATTCACTGCACCAATGATTTTGATGTCCTTGGAATGACTGACCCATcaacagagctcgtgcacgtgacgtcaccatattcacggcgccatattgccggtcaaatagagctgcttgacattgtgggagacattaaaccggaggagaatatttacaatacccaagacctgttgtgctattggttgtcacaacagatgagacagatattcaaagagatcattctatggaacaccatctgaaaagaccagaaaatatcaatggattttgacaattaaatatcatggatggtgcccaaccaaaatacacacacgcctatggaggtaggaattattcttctcaatctcaaattaccaaaaagtatttaaaaattcCAAGTTGGGTCATTTGcgaacaatgcatgttaaaaaaaaactgtctgtcgcacAGGTTTACGAAGGTTAACCgtgaccgcaatcgcttccatatACGTTCCATGGAAACGactctgtccttttttttttttttttttcaatcatagttaatgaatgcgagtttgtgtaaaaccaggggtcatttatttaaatattggtgtttgtattgaatactagctgaaaagatcgatggattccggcacaGGTTAacatgtcgccgaacacacttctgcgttcacgagccgtcaaaaccgtcactatgtgggatttattcctgatgagaacagatccaccaacaaagtattcgtatgcgtccagactctTATACtcattcaaacttttccgtgtaaatctcgacgattttCTCACCAGATACGTGCatttccagttgtccaagacaagcggaagcgaattaacagtccaatttctcaaTCGGCGAAAAAATTGAtgttggcattaaatatggactCCAAGCGACTtaacattgagcaatgcttatcTTGACCGGGAATATAgcaaggtaaacaaaagtcacgtgatgttatgatgtaggtgcacgaccTCTATGGTAATAACCAGTTGTTAAGGCTGCTTCACATCCGTGTTGGATGGAATCGTCCAATTTCTGGCAAATCTGAATTCGTACTGCAGTCCAGAACTAGTGACCTAGATTTTACAGTTCCTCCTCATTTCTTAGTGTGGCTTCAGGATAAGCTATTTTGTCCTTCACTCCTTTTTAAATATACTGCTATTATTTCTCAAACAGTTGTTTGAAGCTGTATAAGATGGAATCAATTTGTGTCATGTAATTTTCAGGGATTGTTGCATGAATTATATGGGAACAACTTCTATAAAACTCAAGGGGTTATGGTTACCTGCGACTGCGTTTGGCACGTGCTCTGGCGTAGAAGGCCTCATAAGATTTGGCTTTCAGCTCCAAAGCCTTGGTAGCAAACTCCTCGGCAAGACCGAAATCCTGCGGGCGAAAATCCACGCTTGCGATCACGGCGTCAGTTGAAATCAAACGAGAAGGCGAGGAGGCATTGCAAGAGTGTGACTGTAGACCAGAGAGTGCAACTCACATTCATCTTGCGGCGACAGCGTGACAGATTGAGGAGCACACACACTCTCAGCTGTCTGAATGTCTTCAACTCATCGGCTGGAAACTTCTGAAGTGCAGACTGATAGGAACTAGCTGCTTCCCTCACATTACCTTGCTACAAACACACATATTTTCAAAGTATTTCATCTTTTACTTCAAACACACTTGTGTTTCATCAGGTTGAAGCATTACCTTGTACAGTTTGTCACCTTCTTGGACCAATTTACTGATAAGAACCATTAAAATGTCTGGCTTGGATGTAGCCATGGCCCAAGTTGCTGGTCCTGTgtatatacaacacacacatagacaGATCTGCTAAATGGACTCTCATCTTGTAAACATTGGGATTATATTTGAATTGaaagaaataaatcaaataaaaaatatagatatacacATTTGACTCTTACCTATTTTGGCTCCCTTTTTGAGCAGAGCGATGACGGTCGAAGTGTTTCTGCACCCAACCGCTCGATCCAGTGGTCGCATCCCACTGGAATCGACATGTTCCACTGATGCACCGTGGTCCACCAGGTGCTTCACCTGATATAGGTAACACAAATATCCCCCCCATACACAATTAAATAATGATATAtaaagatattttaaaaaatagtatCTATATGTATATTTCACTGACAACTTCAGGATCCCCGCGGAACGCAGCCAGATCCAAAGGTGTCCGCCCACTGCGGTCAGTATGTGTTGTGGCTGCACCTCTCGCCACCAGCTCTTGGACCAATGGGAGCTGGCCTTTCAGACATGCCCAGCTCAGTGCTGTTAAGCCTTCCCGGTCAGCCTGATCCAGAGATGCACCTGAAAACATCACACCACACATTGTGATGCCAGTGCAAATGAATCCAGTTCATCAGTAATATAGTCTTCCCTGGCTGTACTCCATTTCATTGTTCCCATCCCTGCTATATTGCTGCTTTTCAAGCCATTTCttttttgcatgtgtttttACAGTATACAGGTAAATTCACATTCAGAGTTGTGTGCCTTCAGTGTAGTACTACGTTTTGCTTACAACATGCTGGGAAGCACTGAGGTCTACTGGAAGAGATGCAGTGTAGTTAAAAAGTGAGAATAGGAGACAGAAGGTCTACAATACCAAGCTCCGGTAAAGTAGTTTATATGAGCAGAGAAAATATATGCCAGTGAGTACTGTTGAATATTctatgtgttgctgctccagTAGTATGGAACCTCTGTTGCCCCCTAGGCTGTAATTCAGCATTACAACAAAAGCGCCGTCGCATGAATATGACTTGATTCTACAACATTTTTACTCTACTTTAAAGGACAgcctgtgttaaaaaaaagatggattctTTGGAAgaggcaaaataaataaataaagcacatATACAGATGTTTGGCATGAGTCCATTGTTCTTTGACTCTACTTAATGGTGAGGTAACTTTTTCTTTACCATGATCCAGCAGCAATTTGGCGGTGGTCATGTGACCCTCCGAGGCCGCTGTCATCAAAGCAGTCCGGCCCTGCTGGTCCACCGTGTTGACCTGGGCCCCGTGATTCAACAACAACTCCACCACCTGACTCAGACACACAGAGGGGAGACAgataaagaggaggaaaaaccaAATTACTTCCACActcgtctgtgtgtgtttgtgtgggattTAGGTGTTGTGCTACTTCTACTGGACCTGCCAATGGCCCCGTCTGACTGCACTGAACAGCGGTAAGACATTTCGCTTGCTGCCTTGCTCCAGAACAGCACCTTGATCCAACAATAGTTTGCAGACAGCCAACCTGCCACCTCCCGCTGCTGCTGTCAGAGCTAATCAGACAAGATGGTGAAAAAGAATATGATAGAGAATCACTATGGAAACATTCAAATCAGATGACATCGATCGAATTAAAGTTAAAGTTGTGAGTAAGTAGGAGTAACAGTAGGTTGGAAATTTACCAGGAAttaatgtaaatacagtatatgggaTTAACAGGAAACTTTCAAAACAACTTGTTGAAAGAATGAAATTTAAATTTCATCAAATctttataaaaaatatacagtggtacctctacttacaaaattaatttgccCGTATGTCgttttgtaacgtgaattttttctttagaaaaattgggttcatttacctttggagTTGGGCGAGTATGTGAAGacaagggtgagtgacaagcaaaaggcattgtgggaAGAGGTGGCAAACGTTTGACGGCTGAGAAAACGTACGTACAAACGTACGcgcacacacaacttaatttcactacagtttcttggggcccatggtgagaaaagatgaataaacttgcaataaacaaacaaaaaactcacaaaaaaggtACTTTACCAATGTACGCTACCGTGTGGCACCGTGTGAAAGCACTAGAGTGTGATTCGGTGACGCTTGAGTGGCCAAGGGAAACGAAAGCATCACAGGTAAAGATTGAcctccctcctagccaatgggatggcAGGAAGATGTGACGGCGAtaaccaatgggagagcagctctatcgtgccactttcaaaccaagatacaggatgtttgcGTTCAATGGAATTTGGGGGCAGTGCCTATTTTTGCCTATTGAATCCTGAATTTTTCTTCGTAActtgagacaatatttttcttaggaggcattttgtaacctgaattttttgttattaGAGACGTTTGTAATTACTGGTACCACTGTAGAAGTTTAACACTTACAAAGTCCTTAAATTCCTTTGGTAAACTTCTAATCCATTCATTAGCCATTAGCTGAGACACTTATCCCAacaggagtctatcccagctatcttcgggcaggagacggagtacgccctgaactggttgccaatcccACGgtaaatagaaacaaacaaccatttacactcagaatcacacctaccctaatctatatatatttttccatttatcacCACCGCTTATCCTGATTATTGTTGAACTAAATTCTACTTCCTGGTAGAACCAGGTCTGATGATGACAAGATCACTCTTTTAAAATGGCCAAGTTTAAGTTTTGATAGATTTGTAAGAATtggttaattttgtttttcagtaaCATCATTAATATatagtttgttttaattttacagaCTATCACAAACAATATCACATTATAAGTAACACAAGTCagtattttttgtgtattgtATTGTCCAGTTTCTTTGATACCTGTCTCTCCCCAAAGACTGTCAGGTGTGTTGACCTCGGGTCTTTCCTCCTCCTTATTATCTTCCTCTGGATGATCCAGCAGATAAGATACAATCTGCACACAAAATATACAGATGATGTTTATTCTACTGAACATACAGTGTTATTCAAATTACGGTAAAATTGgcttagcaaagcaaagcaaatttatttgtatggtgcatttcatacacaaggtaactcaatgtgctttacatgattaaaggcatttgaaaacaaagagatctACATGCAAAGAAAAGTTTGGATCAGGAAAATGTTTTCAGCAGGAAAACTGAAGAGAAAACTGAAGAGTATGACACTCGAGCTGTGAGCAGGAGCTAACAGTGTCAGGTAGCAGCTTGCCTGACTGCAGGACTACTTCGACATCGCCAGTGGAGCGTCTACTAGCAGCAAAAAATGGCATAAACCAGTCAGAAAATATGACTTGACCTACATCAAATTCGTAGCAGGCTAGAGGAAGACACCAGGTCGCAATATGTAGTAGTTGCAATGAATTCATGTGAAACCATTACTATCAAACGTAATTTACAACCCAACGTGGCATTTTTGGCAAAAACATCCACCATTCAGTCCTGTTaatgtttattaatttttaattaacatttattgtTAATTTTCCTATATTTAAGCAGAATGTTAAGATTCAAACTGCGCGTAATTATAGTGATTTACAATAAGAAATATGCTTAGAAGTAATAAAacctggcggcatggtggagaaactggttagagtgtcagCCTCAGTTTTGAGGACAGGGTTCAAATGcagccccacctgtatggagtttgaatgttctcctcatgcctgtgtggtttttctctaggcactatgatttcctcccacatcccaaaaacatacattgattggagactctaaattgccccccaggtgtgattgtgagtgtgactgttgtttgtgcccttCAATCGatacttttcactgacgtcacgccagccacgtgtttttttgttttggatggcaagatcgtgtctacgtatcatggctaggaagcgataaatgtttactgtaatgttttggctacggttatcgtttgatctttcgtcttgaaagtcctttgacaaacaaacattgtaaCCAGAAGTAATTGAGGCACTTGAGCTggcgtgaggaataaagaaagaaagaagccacgtgGGAAACTGAGAGCATTGTGTCGATGTCAgcgacgagacaggacgataaggaagtcAGATATAGAGGTTGGGAAGCGAAATACACGACAGCAatataacatggtgtcagagtgacggaaGCATAACTACAGACTcacgggaaagaaaaaaactcacgggggggaaaaaaacgaacaAAGATGAATGGGAGGTGTTTGGTGTTCCAACTCGcccaatttaccagatgtgTGGCCGAGATTCAAGAAAAAAGGCCAAACTCATGTTCATAGCActgcttaaaaacagagctgaagaggaaaagtgctgTGGATCGGCGAAAAACAATGGGATATGTGGACACTGACCAGAGACGAAGATAAGTTAAGTTAAAACTTATTACGAAAAATTCTACaattacctcactccgaaagcaaaccccatatttgctagatataagtttcatGAGATGGCGCAAGGTAACTGTTagtcatgtgagcactttgtgacagaactcaagctgttgcttaAAAATTATAACTACACAAACACCCATGAGACCAGATACGTTTCACTACCAACTCACTTAGATGAACACTTAGACCTACTGGACTACTTAACAGGTATATCTTGATCACACTCGTACATTGGTGGTACCTGGAGATCTTGATAGTTGGTGTAAAAGGCTTTGAGAGCCAAAGTTCTCGCACATTGGCTCCCCTACTTTGGGTCAACGGTGCCATATAGAACATGGAGAAACATGTGACTCCGTGTACCTCTGCGTGGCCCATGCTGGCTGCTGCAGTCAGCGCTTGCTGCAGCGCCTGGCTCCTGCTCACGGCCCTCTGGCCACAGCAGGAAGTGCAACTCCAGTCAGCGTGCTTGAGAAGGAAACGGAGCACGTGAAGGTGGCCCCGCTGAGCTGCATGCACGCCAACACACCGACCGGAGGTGTCAACGTGACCAACCTGAGCATACGCAGACATGTGGAGTTTTTGCGATCTACTGGGAAATATGCAGCATAATTAACAGCAAGAACGACAGCATGGTCCTTTAGTAGAATAAACAGTACCACATTTTGCATTTGGCTAGTGGACATTTGTTAAACTGAATTACATGGACCATTTGGTGGAACATTTTGGTAGTTAAGTATCAATGTTTGTTGATTTTacgtgtcagttttacagtaaacttcaactgggagagAAACAGTTTTAAGAAAGCATGCATagctttttatttggaaaattgTGCAAGCGagtcttcttttgctttctttaAGTGGTGTTATATGATCGTCTCCCACTTTTTGACAGTAAGAGATTGAGAACAGGTGCGAAGGAACACTTGAAAGTGTGTTTTCCcaagttttaatgtttcaaGGGTGTGGGTATGGTAAAACAACACTTTTATAGCACCTTTCCATAGCATATATTTTAACCTATTGCAGTTGGATCTGGAACATAATCCCTGGAATGAACTGAAGGTCCCTGTATGTTTTGAAATGCTACAGTTTGTTCCATACATTGTCAATTATACAGCTAAAAGTAATTCCAAAATCTCTtcttacacacacacccacacgttCTCATTGTGTTAAAATTCCAACCTGCGAGATTTTGCTGGTTGAGAGAAAACTGGTGGGCATTACCTTTGCTTTGTGCTGACTAAGCAGGGTTATAACATCCAGATGTCCAGCAGAAGCTGCAAATCCCAGTGCAGTCAATCCATCCTGTGACTGAATATCCACCTTAACAAATTGTTACAAGATTTAAACTTCCCTGTCACTTCAGTGTTACAATTTTCTCGTTTTAATACCTGAGCTCCATGGTCAAGTAAAAGGGCTACAGCATCACCGTGGCCCAAATGAGCGTGGACACATAGCAGGGGTGCGTTGTTCAGGACACCGCTCCGATAATCCACATCAGCCCCACTCATAATCAGCAACCTGCTCACCTGCACAGGAAGGGAGCCAAGTTAAAGCGGCTTGGTTTAGGTATACTATATACAGAAAAGACAACAGATCCCTTATCATTTTTCAAGCAGGGGCAGACACCAATaacacattttgaattttaaatactAATTGTACTTAATCTTTGTTATTAGCATATTACCTCAAGGGGGAAATTCAAGATACGTTGCTGGACATTTTGTTGCACAATACACACATGCAGGCACAAAAGTGAGTCCTCATGCACTCTCAAACAGCTAGTTACAATTTTCCTTTCATCTacagtgggatttgaaccacaaacTTTTAGTTCCTTGTGCTATTGCTGCAGCTAGACATTGTCGGATGTTGTATTTGGATATTCTGTATCAAGGGAGTCATGTCATTGAGTCATGGGAAACCCATGTGCCGAATTATAAATGGACATTCACATATTTAtatgtgcaattaatgtttaaTTTATGTTTAAATAAGGAatttggtgaaaataaatgcttaTAAACAAGTTGAAGTActtaaaaaatctaatttcagtACATGTTTTCTGCAAAAGCTGCCAAGAAAAATGAATCAGACAAATTGTATTTGCTCAAGTGCGgcatttaatattattgtactgtatgtgttggGCCAGATCTAGGCCCTaagccttgggtttgacacccaaTTCGGGAAACACTGTTATACAGAAGCAACGTACGTTACCTTGATGTTGGGGGTGTAGAGGTTCCGCAGTGATGAGAGAGCATGGTTTAAGTTCTCTGTACTGTAAGACAGCCACAGGCCTTGCAGAATTGAGGAAGAAATCCCAAGTTTCTTGCTTAAGccctgaaaatgaatgaaaatgccaaaCATTAAGATAAATTTAACACACAAGTACTGATGATAAACAGCCACATGGGGACAGTGATGACGTGGGAACCACTTCAATATTTAGTTTGAAGAAATGTAATATCAGTTTTAGCAAATTTGCAACCGCATCTCGGTTACTTTACTCCTAATTTTCTACTATCCAAAAATAGTGAAAACATACCCAGTGATAACAGAATGTCACCACAGTTCCCATAGTTTATTAAAATATGGATTGTTGAAAAGGTTTCCTTACCGGCTAAAAGATCATCAATAAGACATGTTTGCAACAGGCTACTGACGAATATGTGAGCTTACCTTGTAGATGTGAGCCTTTAGGATGTGATGCCCCAGCTCAAGTGTCTGCTGTCGGTTCAACTTTCCTCCCTGTCTGCAGAGCCAGAAAGCCAGCAGTGTGTGACCGCTCCTaaagaaaaacaagcaacattctACATCATTTTGGTGATCTAGTTACATAGGGAACAGTTTCATGTAACGGTACGAACGCACTCAGGAGATGCTGAGATTCAGTTGTTTATTGGTCTGTCCATGTGGATGCTTAGCAATGTACCTGGGGTCACAGAGAAACCTGTCGTCCTGCCCTTCCTCCCTCCACACCAGCCATTCTCTGAATGAGGTGTGGTTCAGCATTCTACTGCCGTCAGTCCGCTGCATCAGGAAAGGAAACAGCTGCTCCAGGCGCTGCATGAACTCGACCCACTGCATTGCCCCACCAGTCAGAGTGCCGGCATTTATGGCCTCAAAAAGctgaagaaaaagatgaatattatattattctctctctctctctctctctctctctctctctctctctctctctctctctctctctctctctctctctctctcctctctctctctctctctctcctctctctctctctctctctctctctctctctctctctctctctcctctctctctctctctctctctctatatatatatatacatactatattcTTTGTGTACTATTCAGACTAAAAATGGTTCATTGTATAAAGAAAATCATCATTATAGTCATTTGTaaacaacaaacatttgcaccGCTTAAGGAATGAAAAACGATGTGTCACGGCTGTTACTGTTCAGTTAAATGCAGTTTTTGGAAAGGTTTTgtccaatgaaaaaaatgaagaaaaaacaagactttGGGCATTGTTTATGTAGCCTGCACAACATACACCAAAGTGAAAATGGTGGCTGATCTTGACTTTTTTGCAACTGCAAGGCTTGCTGGAATGTTTGCCAATTTGATTGCCTGGGCTGTGGGAAGATGGCCCTACGACACGACGAGCTTGTGTCCTCTGAAATCTGCTCTGCGCATGAGACAGTTTGGTGACTGAAAGCTGCTCTCAAAGTACGCCTACTCAGATTGCTTGTAACCTTTAGTGCTGCAAGTCCAACGTGATTTTGGGACACAGACATGGTTTCTGAGGTCTGCATGGACATATGTGGTGTCCTCTTCGGCATATACATATGTCTCCATTCGAGACAAATGTCGCTTTAATGGTAATGAAATATACCAATTTCATTGGTCAGAAATGAAGTCATGCTGTGGTGATGCTCATATACCAGTGCAGAAATCTAATATTAAATGCGCTAGTGGTAGGGCAGTCCACAACATTACCAAAACAGGGTGTAGCGCACCTCCTTGCTGAGTTACGCCAGGCGTAATCCTGGATTTGTGGTAGTCAGAAAAATAGAGTGCATTATGTGAGTGAGTCAATTGTTGTTTTCTCAGTGTTTGTAAAACACATGATACCTTAGCATTTGACTATGTCTtaacaaatgtgcattttaccCAGTTTGTATTTCCATCGTGGCATGAATAAAGTGCAATTCCAGCTATTGATTGTGTGTACCTGTTGGTCAGTCAACGGGTGCAGCGTTGCCACAGTTACATTTAGCAGCGGTATAACTCTGAGGAAAGATGACTGCGTGGGAAACCGCATATTTAATTGCAGCAGGTAGACTTCTGCGAGGCTTACAGGAACTAcctaaagaaacaaagaaacaagGGGGACATAGTACAGTATGTCACATGATAAATACAAATAAGGCAAGGTTCATTTGTCATTATCATATCTTCTTTTCCCCTACTCCTTTTACACCTTAAAGCTGGAACTCTTAAGGACCAGGTATCCTCCCTCTATCAAGTCTAGGGTCAGTTTCAGGTAGAGGTATGAGCCTTTGCTTAGGGTCTTCAGGTGGCTTATCAGCTTGGTCAGGGCTGTGCTGTCGAGGCGACCATTGCTTAGTGACACATTGCTCTGAATCTCAGGGCTGCTGTGGATACGTTGCGTCAGATAACcctaaaaaacaacataaaaaaagacattaggtTGAACACTATATGGAGCTAAAGAGATAGAAAACACATACACAGTCAAGTCATTAGTGTGATACCTGGAGGTCTTGGTCTATGGCACTGTTTTCCTCCATCCTGTCTAAAGAGATGCGGTGAAAAGGCAAAGAGCGAGTGATGTCCTGagtgaggattaaaaaaaaagatttaatagTGACATTGGTGAATTGGAGAGGCAGCATGTCTATAAAGGTGGCTGGATGAACTTTACATAAAATTACTTGTACTCCTACTCCctgtccaaaaatatgcatgtagcacatttttttttcctttttgtccccccccccaaaaaaaaaaaaaaaaaacaaaaaaaaacctggaggTGCCCCtaattttgtaactttttgCTCGTTGTTTTGTCAGGTGGAATAATGCGTGCGTAGTGTAATCAGACAGTCAAGTAATCAGTGTCACAGACTTTTTGAGGGAGAATTGGAGGATGTTACTCATAGGTACAAACATACCTGTTGATTGGTCCTCACAGTGGCAATGATCTTTAACCATGAAGGAAATTTGTGAACGTTTCGGGACAAAAAGGAGGTCAGTGTATCGCCATAGTCTGGCCGATGGAACTCTGCCTCATTTAGCCCATCAATCAGTAAAATGATCCCTGGCCCCTCCACATGCAACCTCCTCTctggagaaaaacaaagtaGAATCACACAATTTATTTGCTTGTATTTggagaacaaaaaacatgtagCGGAGTCATATTTTACCCTTGTAAAGAGCATCCAGTGGTTCTAAAATTCCTTTCTGGAAGGCTGAGCTTGGGTCTTGGATGCAGGATCGCAAACTGAGCGAGCACTGAAGCTGCGGTGATCGATGCAGCAGCTCTCGATATGCTGACAGCTGAGGGGCTTCGGTTAACATCGCCGCCATGTTATGGACGAACTCCGGAACCAGACACGTGTGACAGTTGTCGGCCTGACAGAAATGATAGGAAACGACCTGCAAAGACAGATGGGGATCCTGGATCTTAATCAATAGTCACGGGGCAAATTAGCTTCTTCTTCCACATTGACTTATTATTGAACCATATATGCTCTGTCATGGGTAAGCTAATTATAGAGGAGATCATAGTGTACGGCCAGTTGTTATTCAAGCCACGTAGAAGAAGTGTTAATTTTGTTTATCTTTCTGGATGTTCCATTTCATAGAAATAGGTGTTCAAACAGACATTCCTCAACATACTGCAGATGCTGTGAGTCCTTGCCCAAAGCTTGCCAAAAGTCATTCCCTGTCAGCTGTCAGTAACACAGGTCATAAATCGTATCCCCTCCGTGTTATTGAATGGGTCTCGAGCCATATATCAGATTAATGTTTTAAGAACGTTATGCTACAAAAAGTGAGTCTTGACTTGAATGTCATGGTTGACAGCTGCTCTGATTCAAGTGTCTGCAGTCTCAAAAGGCAAGTTAGCATGTCATGGTTCGAAAATGTCCAAAACAGACCAGAGCGCTATTAATATCAGCTTTGCGTAACTGCTGCCATatatttcaaaagtttttcTCAGTAATTATTTAGAATTTAGTTGAGTGTCATCATTGTGTTTGCagagatgttttttcttttatgatacAGCAGATAACTAGGGTCCACTAAtgcctcctacctgatgacagcagggataggctacaacactcccgcgaccctcatgaggataagcggctcagaaaatggacggatggatacaGCAGATTTATATTCTATAAAGTACAGTTGCTACCTGTCCTGCAAGCCGCAGCATCGCCTCTTGCTGTCTCCTCTTGAACTCTGGAGTCCCTGGACAGCTTGCCCCTCCTCCTTCATCTCCTCCTCGTCCCAGTGAATCATGGGGGAAAGATTCTGCATCTGAAATACAAAGTAAAAGTACACTTTATGTTaggcgcacacacaa contains these protein-coding regions:
- the tanc2a gene encoding protein TANC2 isoform X2, translated to MDCTAAILKACARSRTVWCRHERASVHHHPWWFAENCHCGSVGTFSHASSLLRSLLFYVCCCLTHEENSDLCRDWVDHSIDGARRTRRGRCEEGEEEELGPPPSVDEAADALMTRLGFLLGEKIINEEPGSPHHAQVDGQRISPSSSLESSNTSPSSTLQPPAGVEGSNNNKPSIHASVTSPTSTLESRDSGIIATLTSYSAESAAERDDSVKHTSGGYQDSSLKLWRQAERPVVASASSSCMIATGSSNDGFLYKAEENMVSTCSLNKLHPDWGQDSKHLSGSTHSIPLYLMPRPNSVAATSSAQLEDLAYLDEQQRTAPSRASLRMPRQNSGNRSQQEKRVQLSPYLSLKPLHFEIPGLLSDWRFTGREWLFQEVDTCLSSDDPLINRGVVIVGNMGFGKTAILARLVSLSCHGNQMWPTSTGIQTLPKYAESFPHDSLGRGGDEGGGASCPGTPEFKRRQQEAMLRLAGQVVSYHFCQADNCHTCLVPEFVHNMAAMLTEAPQLSAYRELLHRSPQLQCSLSLRSCIQDPSSAFQKGILEPLDALYKERRLHVEGPGIILLIDGLNEAEFHRPDYGDTLTSFLSRNVHKFPSWLKIIATVRTNQQDITRSLPFHRISLDRMEENSAIDQDLQGYLTQRIHSSPEIQSNVSLSNGRLDSTALTKLISHLKTLSKGSYLYLKLTLDLIEGGYLVLKSSSFKVVPVSLAEVYLLQLNMRFPTQSSFLRVIPLLNVTVATLHPLTDQQLFEAINAGTLTGGAMQWVEFMQRLEQLFPFLMQRTDGSRMLNHTSFREWLVWREEGQDDRFLCDPRSGHTLLAFWLCRQGGKLNRQQTLELGHHILKAHIYKGLSKKLGISSSILQGLWLSYSTENLNHALSSLRNLYTPNIKVSRLLIMSGADVDYRSGVLNNAPLLCVHAHLGHGDAVALLLDHGAQVDIQSQDGLTALGFAASAGHLDVITLLSQHKAKVGHVDTSGRCVGVHAAQRGHLHVLRFLLKHADWSCTSCCGQRAVSRSQALQQALTAAASMGHAEIVSYLLDHPEEDNKEEERPEVNTPDSLWGETALTAAAGGGRLAVCKLLLDQGAVLEQGSKRNVLPLFSAVRRGHWQVVELLLNHGAQVNTVDQQGRTALMTAASEGHMTTAKLLLDHGASLDQADREGLTALSWACLKGQLPLVQELVARGAATTHTDRSGRTPLDLAAFRGDPEVVKHLVDHGASVEHVDSSGMRPLDRAVGCRNTSTVIALLKKGAKIGPATWAMATSKPDILMVLISKLVQEGDKLYKQGNVREAASSYQSALQKFPADELKTFRQLRVCVLLNLSRCRRKMNDFGLAEEFATKALELKAKSYEAFYARARAKRSRRQFQAALEDLLEASRLCPSNREIQRLLSRVKEECRQHVPKPDSSTQGNFSNNDSRSRDSDYLHVHANEAFAKDDENEVDRNKWNIYGHPGLQLAPSLSPTHNVHSPHSSPTRSPSSSPSHPAPPSSSSYHCFSPPTSPRQHQQPTSPMAERKMLPAHHADQGIQQHHHPARPFQSQNQWLQPAKVQVVRTGQPASAVHSSMVLGTSAYSQFAQLPQELAELGEGFCPSPFDMKPSQQVHTSLGCGPSYLRETADVDLVYQSKPTAAYGTGVSRFAQPRQFSRNQSKAAHYPMEVTEMANAPPDDHQYLHQSGLRHPTSPALPQRSVIHSHSTNVCISTSSGSLASGQQANRGLSFRTSASTQHVDLPSQAFTGEMIGHLDDLMLNCSPQAECVVGGGTYPGEAGRSSRNMPYMGVNDKSVRVLQQYQQQPSPASSSSLSPSRSWAVSSVDTIITSPAKHPSKQANELSQSQQAFSIAYHNRSNNNGHYDKQLPYYDVLPGHNPQVAGQKLPYIDVKLAQTLAGNRKTCPTSPVKAKRPFVESNV